The Cupriavidus necator DNA window TGAAGACGTCGCCGGCAGAGTCTGTCACTGCGATTCTTTCGAGAGATTTGGCGTCAATCGAAGTGGTCGATGAAGCATCAACCGAATGTGTCGGCGCTTGCGACGGCAGCTGCGCTGCAGTGGCGCCCTGCGCCGCAAAACCTGCGGCGACTGCCGCAAATGTTTTGAGGAACCCCTTCATACCGTCTCCCTTTTTATTAGTCCGCCTCTCTAGAAATTCAGCCTGCGGATGTATAACCCATTTGAGTTAAATTCCTCCCATTTGTACTAAATGGGAGGCAAGGCGTATT harbors:
- the hxsA2 gene encoding His-Xaa-Ser repeat protein HxsA2, producing the protein MKGFLKTFAAVAAGFAAQGATAAQLPSQAPTHSVDASSTTSIDAKSLERIAVTDSAGDVFNFILKRSDAHEGKLMAWHQSHSSHSSHRSHSSHYSSRY